From Haloarcula sp. CBA1127, a single genomic window includes:
- a CDS encoding UPF0146 family protein, whose amino-acid sequence MYDVTDTTDPLVDRLASVDSVVEVGIGNHPDVAGALAERGVDVTATDIVEREAPDGVRFVVDDILDPDQSVYAGCDIVFARNLPPELHRPTLTVADDVDAAFWFTTLGGDQPTVAVDREQLPGGETLYRAKDSKALE is encoded by the coding sequence TTGTACGACGTGACCGACACCACCGACCCGCTCGTCGACCGACTCGCGTCCGTCGATTCCGTCGTCGAGGTCGGCATCGGAAACCACCCTGACGTAGCCGGGGCCCTGGCTGAGCGGGGCGTGGATGTGACCGCAACGGACATTGTCGAACGGGAGGCCCCCGACGGGGTGCGGTTCGTCGTGGATGACATCCTCGACCCCGACCAGTCCGTCTATGCGGGATGTGATATCGTATTCGCTCGAAACCTCCCGCCTGAACTGCACCGGCCCACGCTGACCGTTGCCGACGACGTCGATGCTGCGTTCTGGTTCACGACGCTGGGCGGCGACCAGCCGACGGTTGCCGTCGACCGCGAACAGCTCCCGGGCGGGGAGACGCTGTACCGGGCGAAAGATAGCAAGGCGCTTGAGTGA
- a CDS encoding archaemetzincin family Zn-dependent metalloprotease: MHVDIVPVGEVSAQVKREASDGLRSVYDCEVSMHEPQSIPAGAYDGDRDQYRAEEFIDLARRVGSGGKNIAITPKDLFYRRRNYVFGLAYLGGSGSVISTYRLQTSSDGGFSNRSAGEIFSQRVRKEVVHEVGHTLGLEHCDNKRCVMNFSPTVRQVDVKEVSLCGSCQRNVL, translated from the coding sequence ATGCACGTCGACATCGTGCCGGTGGGCGAGGTCTCGGCCCAGGTCAAACGTGAGGCCTCGGACGGACTCCGCTCCGTCTACGACTGTGAGGTCTCGATGCACGAGCCACAGTCCATTCCCGCCGGCGCGTACGATGGGGACCGTGACCAGTACCGCGCAGAGGAGTTTATCGATCTCGCCCGCCGGGTCGGCTCCGGCGGCAAAAACATCGCTATCACGCCGAAAGACCTCTTCTACCGCCGTCGGAACTACGTTTTCGGGCTCGCGTATCTCGGTGGCTCCGGCAGCGTCATCTCCACGTATCGGCTCCAGACCTCTTCCGACGGCGGCTTCTCGAACCGCTCGGCCGGCGAGATCTTCTCACAGCGGGTCCGCAAGGAGGTCGTCCACGAGGTCGGCCACACGCTCGGGCTGGAGCACTGTGACAACAAGCGCTGCGTGATGAATTTCTCCCCCACTGTCCGGCAAGTCGACGTGAAGGAAGTCTCGCTGTGTGGCTCTTGCCAGCGAAACGTGCTGTAG
- a CDS encoding TIGR01548 family HAD-type hydrolase, with amino-acid sequence MQVDAVVLDIDGVLVDVADSYRRAIIESIDRVYGDTIEKAAVQQFKDAGGFNNDWELTYAAALFVLAGRESAVSDLAAFTDAIAERGGGLAAAEAVVRDLLDEPAEDRVFDAWDREQLRDVFQTLYLGTDLYRDIEGGEPPFAAPGYIHDEPLLVDDETLSALQDRFAVGVVTGRPAAEADIALERVGLELPGEHRFTMDDWEEGKPHPAALRTLAERFDAERVAFAGDTLDDVATAVNADEADDDRVYYGIGVLTGGLTGDAGRQTFANNGASAVIESVTDLPELLDTIGAE; translated from the coding sequence ATGCAAGTCGACGCGGTCGTCCTCGACATCGACGGCGTGCTGGTGGACGTGGCCGACTCCTATCGCCGAGCGATCATCGAATCTATCGACCGGGTGTACGGCGACACGATCGAGAAGGCGGCGGTCCAGCAGTTCAAGGACGCCGGCGGGTTCAACAACGACTGGGAACTGACCTATGCAGCCGCGCTGTTCGTTCTTGCGGGCCGCGAGTCGGCCGTCTCCGACCTGGCGGCCTTTACCGACGCCATCGCCGAACGCGGCGGCGGGCTTGCGGCGGCCGAGGCAGTGGTTCGTGACCTGCTGGACGAACCAGCAGAAGACCGAGTCTTCGACGCCTGGGACCGCGAACAGCTCCGGGACGTGTTCCAGACGCTGTATCTCGGCACCGACCTCTACCGGGATATCGAGGGCGGCGAGCCACCGTTTGCCGCGCCGGGCTACATCCATGACGAACCGTTGCTGGTCGACGACGAGACGCTATCGGCTCTGCAGGACCGTTTCGCCGTCGGCGTCGTCACCGGCCGACCAGCCGCCGAAGCCGACATCGCACTGGAACGCGTCGGCCTCGAACTGCCCGGGGAGCACCGCTTCACGATGGATGACTGGGAGGAGGGCAAACCCCACCCCGCCGCCCTGCGGACACTCGCCGAGCGCTTCGACGCCGAGCGAGTCGCCTTTGCCGGGGACACCCTCGACGACGTAGCGACGGCAGTCAACGCCGACGAAGCCGACGACGACCGCGTGTACTACGGCATCGGCGTCCTAACTGGCGGGCTGACCGGCGATGCCGGCCGCCAGACGTTCGCCAACAACGGCGCGAGTGCCGTCATCGAATCGGTCACCGACCTGCCCGAACTGCTCGACACGATAGGAGCGGAGTAG